A portion of the Actomonas aquatica genome contains these proteins:
- a CDS encoding sensor histidine kinase, with amino-acid sequence MNVIERPQILLIDDETTVLRSTATILERHGYVVITATSGEDAFARLETLRPDLIITDLAMPGMSGFDVIERLRAHDELKLVPVIVVTARAERENMRHGMDLGADDFITKPFTNEELLHSIHARLERKALLDELDAFAHTVAHDLRSPLGMITGRIELAQMMMQKQDYEKVAHNLNSLQDSAKRLVNIVDEMLLLAGLRRESITTEAIDSAELVNEALLRVEHVLRPANATVSLPDRWPAVVGFAPWLVHVWTNLLSNAAKYGGPDPRIEIKAAALPNGTHTRFAVRDHGPGMDAVAQATAFSAFTDVAMRHAKGHGLGLSIVRRIIAKHHGQVGVESAPGEGAEFWFELPSSP; translated from the coding sequence ATGAATGTAATCGAGCGCCCCCAAATTCTGCTCATCGACGACGAGACCACGGTGCTACGCTCCACCGCCACCATCCTCGAGAGACACGGCTACGTCGTGATCACCGCCACGTCCGGTGAAGATGCGTTTGCGCGACTGGAAACCCTCAGGCCCGACCTCATCATCACCGACCTCGCCATGCCCGGCATGAGCGGGTTCGACGTCATCGAGCGGTTGCGCGCCCACGACGAATTGAAGCTCGTCCCGGTCATCGTCGTCACCGCCCGCGCCGAACGTGAAAACATGCGCCACGGCATGGACCTCGGCGCCGATGACTTCATCACCAAACCCTTCACCAACGAAGAGCTGCTGCACTCCATCCACGCCCGCCTCGAACGAAAGGCGCTGCTGGATGAACTCGACGCCTTTGCCCACACCGTCGCGCACGACCTGCGCTCGCCCCTCGGCATGATCACCGGCCGCATCGAACTCGCGCAGATGATGATGCAGAAGCAGGATTACGAGAAGGTCGCCCACAACCTCAACTCCCTGCAGGACTCCGCCAAACGCCTCGTCAACATCGTCGATGAGATGCTGCTCCTCGCCGGCCTGCGCCGCGAAAGCATCACCACGGAAGCCATCGATTCCGCCGAGCTCGTCAACGAAGCCCTCCTGCGCGTCGAACACGTCCTGCGCCCAGCCAATGCCACCGTCTCCCTGCCCGACCGCTGGCCCGCGGTCGTCGGTTTCGCCCCCTGGCTGGTGCACGTCTGGACCAACCTCCTGAGCAACGCCGCCAAATACGGCGGACCCGACCCGCGCATCGAAATCAAAGCCGCCGCCCTGCCCAACGGCACCCACACCCGCTTCGCCGTCCGCGACCACGGCCCGGGCATGGACGCCGTCGCGCAGGCCACCGCGTTCTCGGCCTTCACCGATGTCGCCATGCGTCACGCCAAAGGCCACGGCCTCGGCCTGAGCATCGTGCGCCGCATCATCGCCAAGCATCACGGCCAGGTCGGCGTCGAAAGCGCCCCCGGCGAAGGCGCCGAGTTCTGGTTCGAACTCCCCAGCTCCCCCTGA
- a CDS encoding sensor histidine kinase yields the protein MNVIERPQILLIDDETTVLRSTAAILERHGYVVITATSGEDGFARLETLKPDLIITDLAMPGMSGFDVIERLRAHDELKLVPVIVVTARAERENMRHGMDLGADDFITKPFTNEELLHSIHARLERKALLDELDAFAHTVAHDLRSPLGMITGRIELAQMMMQKQDYEKVAHNLTSLQDSAKRLVNIVDEMLLLAGLRRESITTEAIDSAELVNEALLRVEHVLRPANATVSLPDRWPAVVGFAPWLVHVWTNLLSNAAKYGGPDPRIEIKAAALPNGTHARFAVHDHGPGMDAAAQATAFSAFTDVAMRHAKGHGLGLSIVRRIIAKHHGQVGVESAPGKGAEFWFELPCSP from the coding sequence ATGAATGTAATCGAGCGCCCCCAAATTCTGCTCATCGACGACGAGACCACGGTGCTACGCTCCACCGCCGCCATCCTCGAAAGACACGGCTACGTCGTGATCACCGCCACGTCCGGTGAAGACGGCTTTGCACGTCTGGAAACCCTCAAGCCGGACCTCATCATCACCGACCTCGCCATGCCCGGCATGAGCGGGTTCGACGTCATCGAGCGGTTGCGCGCCCACGACGAGTTGAAGCTCGTCCCGGTCATCGTCGTCACCGCCCGCGCCGAGCGTGAAAACATGCGCCACGGCATGGACCTCGGCGCCGACGACTTCATCACCAAACCCTTCACCAACGAAGAACTGCTGCACTCCATCCACGCCCGCCTCGAAAGAAAAGCGCTGCTGGATGAACTCGACGCCTTTGCCCACACCGTCGCTCACGACCTGCGTTCGCCTCTCGGCATGATCACCGGCCGCATCGAACTCGCGCAGATGATGATGCAGAAGCAGGATTACGAGAAGGTCGCCCACAACCTCACCTCCCTGCAGGACTCCGCCAAACGCCTCGTCAACATCGTCGATGAGATGCTGCTCCTCGCCGGCCTGCGCCGCGAAAGCATCACCACGGAAGCCATCGATTCCGCCGAACTCGTCAACGAAGCCCTCCTGCGCGTCGAACACGTCCTGCGCCCGGCCAACGCCACCGTCTCCCTGCCCGACCGCTGGCCCGCGGTCGTCGGTTTCGCTCCCTGGCTGGTGCACGTCTGGACCAACCTCCTGAGCAACGCCGCCAAATACGGCGGGCCCGACCCGCGCATCGAAATCAAAGCCGCCGCCCTGCCCAACGGCACCCACGCCCGCTTCGCCGTCCACGACCACGGCCCGGGCATGGATGCCGCCGCGCAGGCCACCGCGTTCTCGGCCTTCACCGATGTCGCCATGCGTCACGCCAAAGGCCACGGCCTCGGCCTGAGCATCGTGCGCCGCATCATCGCCAAGCACCACGGACAGGTCGGCGTCGAAAGTGCCCCCGGCAAAGGCGCCGAGTTCTGGTTCGAACTCCCCTGCTCCCCCTGA
- the putP gene encoding sodium/proline symporter PutP, with the protein MPIGIWISLFLYFGLMIAIGFYAAKKSTATSEEYMLGGRKLSPAVAALSAGASDMSGWLLLGLPGALFLSGLVEAWIGIGLLVGAWVNWVVVAPRLREQTERYDNALTVPDFLAKRFPSRALSLRMVSALIVVIFFVVYTASGLVAGGKLFASAFGDLINLDSMSDYAFGVWFTLIIVLTYTVVGGFLAVSLTDFVQGCIMMLALIIMPIVVLTTGQGDGVGAANERLTNLDPTFLSLFHGLTFFGFLSAVTWGLGYFGQPHIIVRFMAIRTVGEVSKARNVGMSWMVVSLLGAVGLGIFGRAYAARNGLVVEDAETIFIILADLLFHPLVTGFLYAALLAAIMSTISSQLLVSSSSLTEDFYRLFLNKNASEKQLVTVGRVAVLAVGITAALMAGDPNAKVLGLVSNAWAGFGAAFGPLIILSLTWDKMSGSGAVAGMLTGAATVIVWIAMDWNSSFLGGPGIYEIVPGFILAWAAIMIVSRLVPSENEFRPLP; encoded by the coding sequence ATGCCCATTGGTATTTGGATCAGTCTCTTTCTCTATTTTGGCCTCATGATCGCGATCGGCTTCTACGCCGCGAAGAAGTCCACCGCGACCTCCGAGGAATATATGTTGGGCGGCCGCAAGCTGTCGCCCGCCGTCGCCGCGCTCTCCGCCGGCGCCTCCGACATGTCGGGTTGGCTGCTGCTCGGTTTGCCGGGCGCGCTCTTCCTATCCGGCCTCGTGGAAGCCTGGATCGGCATCGGCCTGCTGGTCGGTGCCTGGGTCAATTGGGTGGTGGTCGCGCCGCGCCTGCGCGAGCAAACCGAGCGCTACGACAACGCGCTCACCGTGCCTGACTTTCTGGCCAAACGTTTCCCTTCGCGCGCCCTGTCGCTGCGCATGGTCTCCGCGCTCATCGTGGTCATCTTCTTCGTGGTTTACACCGCGTCCGGCCTCGTCGCCGGCGGCAAACTCTTCGCCAGCGCCTTCGGTGACCTCATCAACCTCGACAGCATGAGCGACTACGCTTTCGGCGTCTGGTTCACCCTCATCATCGTGCTCACCTACACCGTTGTGGGTGGCTTCCTCGCGGTGAGCCTCACCGACTTCGTGCAGGGCTGCATCATGATGCTCGCCCTCATCATCATGCCCATCGTGGTGCTCACCACTGGCCAAGGCGACGGCGTCGGCGCCGCCAACGAGCGTCTCACCAACCTCGATCCCACCTTCCTCAGTCTCTTCCACGGCCTCACCTTTTTCGGTTTCCTCTCCGCCGTCACCTGGGGCCTCGGCTACTTCGGTCAACCGCACATCATCGTGCGCTTCATGGCCATTCGCACCGTCGGCGAGGTCAGCAAAGCCCGCAACGTCGGCATGAGCTGGATGGTCGTCTCGCTGCTCGGCGCCGTCGGCCTCGGCATCTTCGGCCGCGCCTACGCCGCCCGCAACGGCCTCGTCGTCGAGGACGCCGAAACCATCTTCATCATCCTGGCCGACCTGCTCTTCCATCCGCTCGTCACTGGCTTCCTCTACGCGGCGCTGCTGGCCGCGATCATGTCGACCATCTCCAGTCAATTGTTGGTGTCGTCCTCCTCGCTCACCGAAGATTTTTACCGGCTCTTCCTGAACAAAAACGCCAGCGAGAAACAGCTCGTCACTGTGGGTCGCGTAGCCGTGCTCGCCGTCGGTATCACCGCCGCCCTCATGGCCGGTGACCCCAACGCCAAAGTGCTCGGCCTCGTCTCCAACGCCTGGGCCGGCTTCGGTGCCGCCTTTGGTCCGCTCATCATCCTCTCGCTCACGTGGGATAAGATGTCCGGCTCCGGTGCCGTCGCGGGTATGCTCACCGGTGCGGCGACTGTGATTGTGTGGATCGCGATGGACTGGAACAGCTCCTTCCTCGGCGGACCGGGCATCTACGAAATCGTCCCCGGCTTCATCCTCGCCTGGGCCGCGATCATGATCGTGAGCCGCCTCGTCCCCAGCGAAAACGAATTCCGCCCCCTGCCCTAA
- a CDS encoding TetR/AcrR family transcriptional regulator: MKSESSAPVNARRLEIIDGCIQTFMRYGYKKTSMDDLARSIGLSRQALYLNFSDKATLFKATVGRVIERLREAGQEALGNEAEPIEARLGRAFDEVHGHSVGYDTLDEILETSVQMVGPVFDEFEVTFQADLAKALQVAGVARRWKSPRVTAELLAAQLYAASKGHKHLSSSAEVYRERMRGAIHLVCRSPEQLPSTA; encoded by the coding sequence ATGAAATCCGAGTCGTCCGCTCCTGTGAATGCCCGCCGCCTCGAGATCATCGATGGCTGCATCCAGACCTTCATGCGCTATGGCTACAAAAAGACGTCGATGGATGATCTGGCCCGTTCCATCGGACTGTCGCGTCAGGCGCTGTATTTAAATTTCTCCGACAAGGCCACGCTGTTCAAAGCCACCGTCGGCCGCGTGATCGAACGGTTGCGCGAGGCCGGTCAGGAGGCATTGGGCAACGAAGCCGAGCCGATCGAAGCACGGCTGGGCCGGGCCTTCGACGAAGTGCATGGCCACTCGGTTGGATACGATACACTCGACGAAATCCTCGAAACCTCGGTGCAGATGGTAGGCCCGGTTTTCGATGAGTTCGAAGTGACGTTCCAAGCCGACCTGGCCAAAGCACTGCAGGTGGCGGGCGTAGCCCGACGTTGGAAATCTCCCCGCGTCACCGCGGAGCTGTTGGCCGCGCAACTCTACGCCGCGTCCAAGGGCCACAAGCACCTCTCGTCCTCGGCGGAGGTTTATCGCGAGCGCATGCGCGGTGCCATCCACCTCGTTTGCCGCAGTCCCGAGCAATTACCGTCGACGGCCTGA
- a CDS encoding aldo/keto reductase codes for MIRNETYTLPNGVEIPKLGLGTWFIKDEDAAQSVRDAVGLGYRHIDTAQAYGNERGVGEGIRTSGVRRDELFVTTKLAAEIKSYEEAKQSIEQSLQTLGLDHIDLMIIHSPQPWMEFGEADRYAEGNLAAWKALEEAYTAGKLRAIGVSNFEIGDLQNLIDNGSIRPMVNQILTHIGKTPMELITFAQEQNILVEAYSPVAHGELLKHETVKEMAVKYGVSVPQLSIRYVLQLGLLPLPKTANPDHMANNADVDFEISAEDMAALQNIEPLKDYGQASVFPVYGGKMR; via the coding sequence ATGATTCGCAACGAAACCTACACGCTCCCCAACGGAGTTGAAATTCCCAAACTCGGCCTCGGCACCTGGTTCATCAAGGACGAGGACGCCGCCCAATCCGTGCGCGACGCGGTGGGTCTCGGCTACCGCCACATCGACACCGCTCAGGCCTACGGCAACGAGCGGGGCGTCGGCGAAGGCATCCGCACCAGCGGCGTGCGTCGCGATGAGCTCTTCGTCACCACCAAGCTCGCCGCCGAGATCAAGTCCTACGAGGAAGCCAAGCAGTCCATCGAGCAGTCGCTGCAGACGCTCGGCCTCGACCACATCGATCTCATGATCATCCACAGCCCGCAGCCGTGGATGGAGTTTGGCGAAGCCGACCGCTACGCCGAGGGCAACCTCGCCGCCTGGAAGGCGCTCGAGGAGGCCTACACCGCGGGCAAACTCCGCGCGATCGGCGTGTCCAACTTCGAGATCGGTGACCTGCAGAACCTCATCGATAACGGTTCCATCCGCCCGATGGTGAATCAGATCCTCACCCACATCGGCAAAACGCCGATGGAGCTCATCACGTTTGCGCAGGAGCAAAACATCCTCGTCGAGGCCTATTCGCCCGTCGCCCACGGTGAGTTGTTGAAACATGAAACCGTGAAGGAAATGGCGGTGAAATATGGGGTGAGTGTGCCCCAGCTTTCCATCCGCTACGTCCTCCAGCTCGGCCTGCTGCCGCTGCCCAAGACGGCCAACCCGGACCACATGGCCAACAACGCCGACGTGGACTTCGAGATCTCGGCCGAAGACATGGCCGCGCTGCAAAACATCGAGCCGCTCAAGGACTACGGCCAGGCCAGCGTCTTCCCGGTCTACGGCGGCAAGATGCGCTGA
- a CDS encoding carboxylesterase/lipase family protein, whose product MKTHLCSRIASKLAPLTLALTTTLASAAIPVTGGLVEGVSQDHLTVYKGIPYAAPPVGELRWKAPQPVVPWEGVLEADDFGPSAPQIPFPSTSSMNNDVGRMAEDCLYLNVWTPAETADAKLPVMVWIHGGGFAIGAPNLPSYDGTRLANKGVVVVSMAYRIGPLGFLALPELSAENPDGVSGNYGLLDQIAALRWVQDNIAAFGGDPDNVTIFGESAGGISVSMLCASPLTKGLFQRAISESGGSFSPVTDQHAMGGVQTLRGAEAFGVAYGERLGATSLAELRALSPEALLKDNQTMAMGGFWPICDGQVIVGDQYELYQNGDYNDVDVLIGTNSDEGALFVRGVGVKEHVGMVRARWGDLADEALEVYPATDDATALQSVRNVFRDTAFAWPTWAWARLQQQTGLSNVYVYFFDQPQPARKVGKSLPGAAHADEINYVFGWVDENFNFDYTDSDRALSDLMMDYWVNFARTGNPNAEGLPQWDTFTPDSATSVMHLRGTESARGPVMNLPQLQFVERANAVLRDAQ is encoded by the coding sequence ATGAAAACCCATCTCTGTTCCCGGATTGCATCCAAACTCGCGCCCCTGACGCTCGCCCTGACGACGACGCTCGCTTCGGCCGCCATTCCCGTCACCGGCGGGTTGGTCGAGGGCGTGTCACAGGACCACCTCACCGTCTACAAAGGCATCCCTTACGCCGCGCCGCCCGTGGGTGAGCTGCGCTGGAAAGCCCCGCAACCCGTCGTGCCCTGGGAGGGCGTGCTGGAGGCCGACGACTTCGGCCCGTCCGCTCCGCAGATCCCGTTTCCCAGCACCTCCAGCATGAACAACGACGTCGGTCGCATGGCCGAGGACTGCCTCTACCTCAACGTCTGGACGCCGGCTGAAACCGCCGACGCCAAGCTGCCGGTGATGGTCTGGATTCACGGCGGCGGTTTCGCCATCGGCGCGCCCAACCTGCCGAGCTATGATGGCACCCGCCTCGCCAACAAAGGTGTCGTCGTGGTGAGCATGGCTTACCGCATCGGTCCCCTCGGTTTCCTGGCGCTGCCGGAACTGAGCGCGGAAAACCCCGACGGCGTGTCGGGCAACTACGGTCTGCTCGATCAGATTGCGGCCCTGCGATGGGTGCAGGACAACATCGCGGCCTTTGGCGGTGACCCCGACAACGTCACCATCTTCGGCGAGTCCGCCGGCGGCATCTCCGTGAGCATGCTGTGCGCTTCACCACTGACGAAGGGCCTCTTCCAGCGCGCCATCAGCGAGAGCGGCGGTTCCTTTTCGCCGGTGACTGACCAGCACGCCATGGGTGGTGTGCAGACCCTGCGCGGAGCCGAAGCTTTCGGTGTCGCCTACGGCGAGCGCCTCGGCGCGACCTCCTTGGCCGAGCTGCGGGCGCTCTCGCCGGAAGCGTTGCTCAAGGACAACCAAACCATGGCGATGGGCGGCTTCTGGCCCATCTGCGACGGCCAGGTCATCGTGGGCGATCAGTATGAGTTGTATCAGAATGGTGACTACAATGACGTCGACGTGCTCATCGGCACCAACTCCGACGAAGGCGCGCTCTTCGTGCGCGGCGTCGGCGTGAAGGAACACGTGGGCATGGTCCGCGCCCGCTGGGGCGACCTCGCCGACGAGGCCCTCGAGGTGTATCCGGCGACGGATGACGCCACCGCGCTGCAGTCCGTCCGCAACGTGTTTCGCGACACCGCCTTTGCCTGGCCGACCTGGGCCTGGGCCCGCCTCCAGCAGCAGACCGGCCTGTCCAACGTCTACGTCTACTTCTTCGACCAACCGCAACCCGCACGCAAAGTGGGTAAGTCCCTGCCGGGCGCGGCGCACGCCGACGAGATCAACTACGTCTTCGGCTGGGTCGATGAGAACTTCAACTTCGACTACACCGACTCCGATCGGGCGCTGTCCGACCTCATGATGGACTACTGGGTGAACTTCGCCCGCACCGGCAATCCCAACGCCGAGGGCCTGCCGCAGTGGGACACCTTCACGCCCGACAGCGCGACGTCCGTCATGCACCTGCGCGGCACCGAATCGGCCCGCGGCCCGGTCATGAACCTGCCGCAGCTGCAATTCGTTGAGCGCGCCAACGCCGTGCTGCGCGACGCGCAGTAA
- a CDS encoding MBL fold metallo-hydrolase, with the protein MARSRSPRRRFFYRLLRVSGAVGLLGIVVLLVLMFFSGFPRNLGKGAQGERLARIQQSPQYQDGVFRNEEPTSLFTGDKGRMAVMWEFMFGPKTQRKPGTPLPVVATDLQGLPADRDTLVWLGHSSFYFQFQGHRILIDPVLGDYAAPLSPFNRAFKGPYPFPPESIPAVDFLLITHDHYDHLDYQTLRAIRERVGRVIVPLGVGAHLEHWGFDPAQIREVDWHDTVSLAADLTLHALPARHFSGRGLGSNKTLWVSYLFEGAARKVYFSGDSGYDGHFKKIGERFGGVDLAIMEDGQYDPSWAQIHMLPREVAQASVDLQAAAVIPCHAGRFTLSNHSWDAPYRDLAKASEALGVNLLTPRMGEVYHLDDPTPGFEPWWEYVGEGAR; encoded by the coding sequence ATGGCCCGCTCACGTTCTCCTCGCCGCCGTTTCTTCTATCGTCTGTTGCGCGTGAGCGGAGCCGTGGGGCTCCTCGGCATCGTTGTCCTCCTTGTGCTTATGTTCTTCAGTGGATTTCCCCGCAATCTGGGCAAGGGGGCCCAAGGTGAACGGCTGGCCCGCATCCAGCAGTCACCGCAGTATCAGGACGGCGTGTTTCGGAACGAGGAGCCCACGAGTCTGTTCACCGGCGACAAAGGTCGGATGGCCGTGATGTGGGAGTTCATGTTTGGCCCCAAGACGCAGCGCAAACCCGGCACGCCGCTGCCGGTGGTGGCGACCGACCTGCAGGGCTTGCCCGCCGATCGCGACACCTTGGTGTGGCTGGGCCACTCGTCCTTTTATTTTCAATTCCAGGGGCACCGCATCCTGATCGATCCGGTGCTGGGCGACTACGCCGCGCCGCTGTCGCCATTTAACCGCGCGTTTAAAGGGCCGTATCCGTTTCCGCCCGAATCGATTCCGGCGGTGGATTTCCTGCTCATCACGCACGACCACTACGATCACCTCGATTACCAGACCCTGCGCGCGATTCGCGAGCGGGTGGGGCGGGTGATTGTGCCGCTGGGCGTAGGCGCGCACCTGGAGCATTGGGGCTTCGACCCCGCGCAGATTCGGGAGGTGGACTGGCACGACACGGTATCGCTCGCGGCCGATCTCACGCTGCACGCGTTGCCGGCGCGCCACTTCTCGGGACGCGGACTGGGCAGCAACAAAACGCTCTGGGTGTCCTACCTCTTCGAAGGCGCGGCGCGGAAGGTCTACTTCAGCGGCGACAGCGGTTACGACGGACACTTCAAGAAGATCGGCGAACGTTTTGGAGGGGTCGATCTGGCCATCATGGAAGACGGCCAATACGACCCGAGTTGGGCGCAGATTCACATGCTGCCGCGCGAAGTCGCGCAGGCGTCTGTCGATCTGCAGGCGGCGGCGGTGATCCCGTGCCATGCCGGCCGCTTCACGCTGTCCAACCACAGTTGGGACGCGCCGTATCGCGACCTCGCGAAAGCGAGCGAAGCACTCGGCGTGAACCTGCTCACTCCGCGTATGGGTGAGGTCTATCACCTCGACGATCCCACGCCCGGCTTCGAGCCCTGGTGGGAATACGTTGGCGAAGGCGCGCGGTAA